The proteins below come from a single Chitinivibrionales bacterium genomic window:
- a CDS encoding YebC/PmpR family DNA-binding transcriptional regulator — MSGHSKWAKIKRSKGNADAARGRVFSRLIREITIAARMGGGNPDGNPRLRSAIASARTANMPNKNVENAIAKGTGTLEGSTYEEFVLEGYAPGGVAVLVECMSDNRNRTISEVRHAMTKGGGNLAAVNSVAWMFKAKGLIRVDKNAKDEDALMEVVLNAGADDMALDGDEFEISTSPEAFEDVRAALEKAGVKPVSAELAKVPENYVKLDGDSAVKVLRLIDELDELDDAQHVYNNLDVSDEVLEKYAKS, encoded by the coding sequence ATGTCAGGTCATTCCAAATGGGCCAAAATAAAGAGGTCCAAGGGAAACGCAGACGCTGCAAGAGGGAGAGTCTTCAGCCGTCTGATACGCGAGATTACCATTGCAGCGCGCATGGGTGGCGGCAACCCGGACGGAAACCCGCGTCTCCGTTCGGCGATCGCCTCGGCCCGCACCGCAAACATGCCCAACAAGAACGTCGAGAACGCCATTGCCAAGGGCACCGGAACGCTCGAAGGGTCGACGTACGAGGAGTTCGTGCTCGAGGGATACGCGCCGGGCGGCGTTGCCGTACTTGTCGAGTGCATGTCGGACAACCGCAACCGCACCATTTCGGAGGTGCGCCACGCCATGACCAAGGGCGGCGGCAATCTTGCGGCGGTCAACTCGGTGGCATGGATGTTCAAGGCAAAGGGCCTCATCAGGGTCGACAAAAACGCAAAGGACGAGGACGCGCTCATGGAGGTGGTGCTTAACGCGGGCGCCGACGACATGGCGCTCGATGGCGACGAATTCGAAATCTCCACGTCGCCCGAGGCGTTCGAAGACGTGCGCGCCGCGCTGGAAAAGGCGGGCGTGAAGCCCGTGAGCGCCGAGCTCGCCAAAGTTCCTGAGAACTACGTTAAACTCGACGGCGACAGCGCCGTTAAGGTGTTGCGGCTCATCGACGAGCTCGACGAGCTCGACGACGCGCAGCACGTGTACAACAACCTTGACGTGAGCGACGAGGTGCTGGAGAAATACGCGAAGAGTTAA
- the murI gene encoding glutamate racemase, with the protein MSDPRPIGMFDSGMGGLTVAREVFRCMPGETIAYLGDTARCPYGGRSGETIRTFGMQDARFLMEQDIKMLVVACNTVSSVALDFIRSEINEIPVVGVVLPGARAAVKRTLRKKIGVIGTLATIRTGSYEKAIHDIDPAIKTYAKPCPLFVPLVEEGLLDTDITRLAVQRYLSELLAVGIDCLILGCTHYPLLLETIQSTVGGGIQLLDSALWAAREAADILYALNAMAPEKAGGMEKSVFYVTDMTPQFAENAERFLGSPLSNVKKIELEQLAKAI; encoded by the coding sequence ATGAGCGACCCGCGGCCCATCGGCATGTTCGATTCGGGCATGGGCGGCCTCACGGTGGCGCGCGAGGTGTTCCGCTGCATGCCGGGCGAGACTATTGCATACCTCGGCGACACGGCCCGCTGCCCCTACGGCGGCCGCTCCGGGGAGACGATACGCACCTTCGGCATGCAGGACGCGCGCTTTCTGATGGAGCAGGACATCAAGATGCTCGTGGTGGCGTGCAACACCGTGTCGTCGGTGGCGCTCGATTTCATCCGGAGCGAGATCAACGAAATCCCCGTGGTGGGCGTGGTGCTGCCCGGCGCGCGCGCGGCCGTGAAGCGGACACTGCGGAAAAAAATCGGCGTGATCGGCACCTTGGCCACGATACGCACGGGATCGTATGAAAAGGCGATTCACGACATTGATCCGGCGATCAAGACCTATGCGAAACCGTGCCCGCTCTTTGTGCCGCTGGTCGAAGAAGGTTTGCTCGACACCGATATAACGAGGCTTGCGGTGCAGCGGTACCTGTCTGAGCTGCTGGCGGTCGGGATCGACTGCCTCATCCTCGGCTGCACGCATTACCCGCTGCTTTTGGAGACCATCCAGAGCACCGTGGGCGGCGGTATACAATTGCTTGACAGCGCGCTGTGGGCCGCGCGCGAGGCCGCCGACATCCTGTACGCGCTCAACGCCATGGCGCCGGAAAAAGCGGGCGGCATGGAGAAAAGCGTATTTTATGTCACGGACATGACGCCGCAGTTCGCGGAGAACGCGGAGCGGTTCCTTGGCAGCCCGCTATCGAATGTAAAGAAGATAGAACTTGAGCAGCTGGCAAAGGCGATATAA
- a CDS encoding N-acetylmuramoyl-L-alanine amidase, giving the protein MTRLWHGKILGAGGAFLAAAAVIAALLCRPACSEIRVKNEATGKEQSCASSVIAGIAQVSVSDVCEAAGFTWKWDFGSQKLSCVKKNARLTLVQGMPFYLVNDTLRQMACGPVREGGMLFLPPALCREMLAATLKDSIAWREEDSLLVIAPRAAAAKAAAAAPDTAARRPADTVSQIKQPRQEVVKTVVLDPGHGGMDPGAIGPGGVEEKKVTLDIALALRDLIKKKTKLAVYCTRETDRFIPLVNRTKFANEKKADIFVSIHANSIEGDKKKKDGTRGYKVYFLSQAKNEEDKLVAMRENAVIKLEDNSRTYDNLQDILIDMAGNEYLRESQDLSIMITETFTSSLKDIPRLHLGVGQANFWVLNGTYMPSVLIEVGFISNTQEEKNLADAAEQKSIAAAVFAAIMSFKKKYEEGQ; this is encoded by the coding sequence ATGACACGCCTTTGGCACGGAAAAATCCTCGGCGCCGGCGGCGCTTTTCTGGCCGCGGCCGCGGTCATTGCCGCGCTGCTGTGCCGGCCTGCCTGTTCTGAAATCCGGGTGAAAAACGAAGCGACGGGCAAGGAACAGTCCTGCGCATCGTCCGTCATCGCGGGCATTGCACAGGTCTCGGTGAGCGACGTGTGCGAGGCGGCCGGGTTCACCTGGAAATGGGATTTCGGTTCGCAGAAACTTTCGTGCGTGAAAAAAAACGCGCGGCTGACCCTGGTGCAAGGGATGCCGTTCTATCTTGTCAATGATACCCTCCGGCAGATGGCGTGCGGCCCGGTGCGCGAGGGCGGCATGCTCTTTCTGCCGCCGGCCTTGTGCCGGGAAATGCTGGCCGCGACGCTCAAGGACTCCATAGCGTGGCGCGAGGAGGATTCGCTGTTGGTGATCGCCCCGCGCGCCGCTGCGGCAAAAGCCGCGGCGGCCGCGCCCGACACGGCGGCGCGCAGGCCCGCCGATACGGTATCGCAAATAAAACAGCCGCGCCAGGAGGTGGTCAAGACCGTCGTGCTGGATCCCGGCCACGGCGGCATGGATCCGGGCGCCATCGGCCCGGGCGGGGTGGAAGAAAAAAAGGTGACCCTCGACATCGCGCTCGCGCTGCGCGACCTCATCAAAAAGAAAACCAAGCTCGCGGTGTACTGCACGCGCGAGACCGACCGGTTCATCCCGCTTGTCAACCGTACGAAATTCGCGAACGAGAAGAAGGCCGACATCTTCGTGAGCATCCATGCCAACAGCATCGAGGGCGACAAGAAGAAGAAGGACGGTACGCGGGGATATAAGGTCTATTTTCTGTCGCAGGCGAAAAACGAGGAGGACAAGCTCGTCGCCATGCGCGAAAACGCGGTTATCAAGCTGGAAGACAACTCCCGCACCTACGACAACCTGCAGGACATCCTGATTGACATGGCGGGAAACGAGTACCTCCGCGAGAGCCAGGACCTTTCCATCATGATCACCGAAACGTTCACGTCGTCGCTCAAGGACATCCCGCGGCTTCACCTTGGCGTGGGCCAGGCCAACTTCTGGGTGCTCAACGGCACCTACATGCCCTCGGTGCTCATCGAGGTGGGGTTCATCTCCAACACGCAGGAGGAGAAAAACCTCGCCGACGCGGCCGAACAGAAATCGATCGCGGCCGCGGTGTTCGCGGCGATCATGAGCTTCAAGAAGAAATACGAGGAAGGCCAATGA
- a CDS encoding HIT domain-containing protein — protein sequence MAPTHLVAVPKEHFETIQDVPQKKADVLKKLFEAVGKMVKQQNLSANGYRLVINSGEHAGQLVPHLHAHIIVEREFGWPPG from the coding sequence GTGGCACCCACGCACCTTGTCGCGGTCCCCAAGGAGCATTTCGAGACCATTCAGGACGTGCCGCAGAAGAAAGCGGATGTGCTGAAGAAACTGTTCGAGGCGGTGGGAAAAATGGTGAAGCAGCAGAACCTTTCGGCAAACGGCTACCGGCTCGTGATCAACTCAGGCGAGCACGCGGGCCAGCTCGTGCCGCACCTGCACGCGCACATCATTGTAGAGCGGGAGTTTGGCTGGCCGCCGGGATAG
- the smpB gene encoding SsrA-binding protein SmpB, giving the protein MKNKTNEPPREIKPIAQNKKAFHDFEVLEKIEAGVALLGAEVKSVRQGGLSLADSFATCDSGEMFVHHMHISPYQNKGYSIAEPYRKRKLLLHKNQILRLCSEVERKHLTIIPLKVYFDKHWVKMELGLCRGMKKYDKRDKIASEETKRRLAQIMRERGKR; this is encoded by the coding sequence ATGAAAAACAAAACCAACGAACCCCCGCGGGAAATAAAACCGATCGCGCAGAACAAAAAGGCGTTCCACGACTTCGAGGTCCTTGAAAAAATCGAGGCGGGAGTGGCGCTGCTCGGCGCTGAGGTGAAATCGGTGCGTCAGGGCGGCCTGTCGCTCGCCGACAGCTTCGCCACGTGCGACAGCGGCGAGATGTTCGTGCACCATATGCACATAAGCCCTTACCAGAACAAGGGCTATTCGATCGCCGAACCATACCGGAAAAGAAAGCTCCTGCTCCATAAAAATCAGATACTGCGGCTCTGTTCCGAAGTGGAAAGAAAACACCTTACGATAATACCGCTTAAGGTATATTTTGATAAACATTGGGTGAAAATGGAACTGGGACTGTGCCGCGGCATGAAAAAGTATGACAAGCGGGACAAAATAGCCTCGGAGGAGACAAAGAGGCGCCTCGCGCAGATAATGAGGGAACGCGGAAAGCGATGA